The segment GTTTACGAGTTTAGACGAAAGCGATTTTAAGGTTAATTCAATCGACATACTAGGAAGTGCTACTTTCGAAAATCACGTAACAATGAAAATGATTAACGCAAATGCAGTATATAGTAATGCTCTAACTCTTTCCAATATTCAAAAAAAAATAATTATACAATTAGATGAAATGTTAATTAATTAATAATGATTAAATTCTTTAGATTATCGAAACGAAATTTTGCAAAGTAAAATCAAAGGTCTAGTAGACCTTTGGTAGAGATAGCTCCGCCACAGGCGGACAGGCGCTTGCTGATAAAAAGGAAACTATGATTAAGTTTTTTAGAAAGATTAGATTCAATCTTATGAGTGAAAACAAAACTGGAAAGTATTTTAAATACGCCATTGGCGAAATTATTCTTGTTGTTATTGGAATTTTGATTGCATTGACAATAAATAATTGGAACGAAGAAAGAAAAGAGAAAACTATCGTTAAAAATGTATTGAAAGATATACGTAATGATTTGGTGGCAGATACTACAGTTTTTTCAAAACAAATAGAAAGATTTCCAGTATTTATCAATAATGCCAAATCTATATTAAATGGTAATTTTTCTGACACTTTATCTGCAAATGATTTATACTTCAAACTACCTTACACTGTTTTCAATTTTAAAATTAGAAATCAGAGCTATGAAAAGATTCTCAACACAAGCATTACAGATTTCTTTTACTTTACTGAACTTTTCAATGATATTAATAACTATTACACAATAAATTCAAATGATTTCTATCAACTTACTGGTTGGGATTATGAGGATACTCTTGATGACGGAAAGCTCTGGTCAGCTATGAACTTTGAAGTTGATATTTACCCTGATGAGTTTTATGAAGAAAAAGAAATTGCATTTGCACAACCAGAAGACACTAGAAAAGTTGTTTTTTTAGAACAATTAAAAACACCAAATATGCGAAACTCTATTAAGAATAATATATATCGAAAAATGCGATTAAATGAAATATTTATTATTACTAAACA is part of the Formosa sp. Hel1_31_208 genome and harbors:
- a CDS encoding DUF6090 family protein, whose product is MSENKTGKYFKYAIGEIILVVIGILIALTINNWNEERKEKTIVKNVLKDIRNDLVADTTVFSKQIERFPVFINNAKSILNGNFSDTLSANDLYFKLPYTVFNFKIRNQSYEKILNTSITDFFYFTELFNDINNYYTINSNDFYQLTGWDYEDTLDDGKLWSAMNFEVDIYPDEFYEEKEIAFAQPEDTRKVVFLEQLKTPNMRNSIKNNIYRKMRLNEIFIITKQRAEDIIIKINEQLQE